The proteins below are encoded in one region of Engraulis encrasicolus isolate BLACKSEA-1 chromosome 1, IST_EnEncr_1.0, whole genome shotgun sequence:
- the LOC134440452 gene encoding HMG box-containing protein 4-like, with translation MEGEVGLVAGRSQREKRRSYKDLLREEEEIDAQVRKTSKKRRDSDPFAAGNELHKKKKRTHEDENYHHKEKSHGQSLHHKKKKKKTTPEGRSSHMSHAHSSSTSSSSFMPSASHTASTETAMDLLQAITSPLATGSDPSPPHHQQHHHQPYKKSSNTTHSHHHHHHHTSSQRKQQQRGEDWDTPPHAARPRPPKKKPPLVRETLPVVGTEVELEGHYDGPMGIMGDSSSSAEELEDGELIIDDSYAQLAKKAKKSKKSKKKKEKEKDKEKEKERDKKHSQKGAKKVSKGGSSSHSSGMANGGAGYQFGMADSANHRQSDEKKKKEKKAKPEKDKKRRTITAYQVFCKEYRASINEEQPGLDFGELAKRLGDAWNQLPEGDKEVWKERAQYLQAKADLKSGMSSGKSVSQSSSSAAAKAEKPKAVKRVESRPVLLQTNGVSALEAESAPSPGEVPEVDPIDAAAHLQLLGESLSVIGCRLQETEGMVTVSGSLSVLLDAMLCALGPLACLTAQVPELNGCPQHILSKTLDNIAYVMPGL, from the exons atggagggagaggtgggtCTCGTGGCTGGCCGCAGTcagcgagagaagaggagatcctACAAAGATCttctgagagaggaggaggaaattgATGCTCAAGTGCGCAAGACCTCAAAGAAACGACGT GATTCCGATCCCTTTGCAGCTGGAAATGAACTtcacaagaaaaagaagagaactcATGAGGACGAAAACTATCATCATAAAG AAAAGAGCCATGGCCAGTCGTTGCAtcacaagaagaaaaagaagaaaactaCTCCGGAGGGGAGATCCTCCCATATGTCCCAcgcccactcctcctccacctcctcctccagcttcATGCCCTCTGCATCCCACACCGCCTCCACCGAGACGGCCATGGACCTCCTCCAAGCCATCACCTCCCCCCTGGCCACGGGATCAGACCCAAGCCCCCctcaccaccaacaacaccaccaccagccctaCAAGAAGTCCTCCAACACCACCCactcgcaccaccaccaccaccaccacacctcctcCCAGCGGAAGCaacagcagaggggagaggactgGGACACTCCGCCCCACGCCGCCCGGCCGCGGCCCCCCAAGAAGAAGCCGCCCCTGGTCAGGGAGACGCTGCCGGTGGTGGGCACCGAGGTGGAGCTAGAAG GACACTATGACGGACCAATGGGCATCATGGGGGACAGCTCGTCGTCGGCGGAGGAGCTGGAGGACGGCGAGCTGATCATCGACGACTCGTACGCCCAGCTGGCTAAGAAGGCCAAGAAGAGCAAGAAGagtaagaagaagaaggagaaggagaaagacaaggagaaggagaaggagcggGACAAGAAGCACAGCCAGAAAGGAGCCAAGAAAGTCTCCAAAG GAGGGAGCTCCTCCCACTCGTCTGGCATGGCCAATGGGGGAGCGGGGTACCAGTTTGGGATGGCAGACTCCGCAAACCACCGGCAGAGcgacgagaagaagaagaaagagaagaaggctaAACCTGAGAAAGACAAG AAGAGGAGGACTATCACAGCATACCAGGTGTTCTGCAAAGAGTACAGAGCCAGTATCAACGAGGAGCAACCAGGACTAG ATTTTGGCGAGTTGGCAAAAAGGTTAGGAGATGCATGGAATCAGTTaccagagggagacaaagag gtGTGGAAGGAGAGGGCTCAGTACTTGCAGGCCAAGGCGGATTTGAAGTCGGGCATGTCTTCGGGCAAATCTGTCTCCCAGTCCAGTAGCTCTGCGGCAGCTAAAGCTGAGAAGCCCAAAG CTGTGAAGAGGGTGGAGAGTAGGCCGGTTCTCCTGCAGACCAACGGAGTGTCGGCGCTGGAGGCGGAGTCGGCTCCGTCTCCCGGCGAGGTTCCGGAGGTGGACCCCATCGATGCCGCCGCCCACCTGCAACTCCTGGGGGAGTCGCTATCCGTCATCGGCTGCCGACTGCAGGAAACTGAG GGCATGGTGACGGTGTCGGGCAGTCTGTCTGTGCTGCTGGACGCCATGCTGTGTGCTCTGGGGCCCCTCGCCTGCCTCACCGCTCAAGTCCCCGAGCTCAACGGCTGCCCACAACACATACTG tccaagACCCTGGACAACATCGCCTATGTGATGCCTGGCTTGTAG